A genomic stretch from Pyxidicoccus trucidator includes:
- a CDS encoding non-ribosomal peptide synthetase, whose protein sequence is MTPFHLEQPVADRFDAVARALPDRLAIDAPSGEWSYARLARESRRVASAIHAQAPSTERVGLLCGHDGPAIGAILGLLRAGKTWVPMDSRHPPSRLAAIWEDAGAGALVCDAAHRAVATRIAGDRVLCLEDLGDGEEVPSLAVRPGAVAYLLYTSGSTGRPKGVIQSHRNLLHHARAYARSLDLTPDDRVALLASLAVDAALMDVFGALLSGASLHLWDLASKGAEGLADWLDARGITLYHSTPTVFRFWMRELPAGRTLTTVRRVVLGGEPAHGDDLAGFRRAFAPTAVLVNGLGPTESTLALQAFFSTDTRPPAGLLPVGRPVEDTQVLLLDERGAEVETEGELAIRSPHVALGYWNQPELTRAAFLPDPDGGERRIYRTGDLARREPDGSLLFLGRKDLRLKLRGWGVEPEEIESRLRSLEGVGEAAVVLQERASGGASLVAFAAPRSGASLDGAALLARLREVLPAVMVPARLVVLDTLPTTASGKLDRQALIGWRDEAPRAFRPPEGPEQRWVARSFARLLDLDEASVGADSHLFELGGHSLMAARLLAQARAAFGVELPLATVFETPTVAGLAAGLVASAGAGPAGPALEPLPRGGPLPLSFAQERLLFFDRLMPGHPTYHVPAASRLRGRLDAALLRAALADVVARHEVLRATFTLEDGVPVQRVSPGAPLDFEQVSLDVPPGTEVATRAREEARERALRPFDLARGPLVRATLFRLGEDDHFLVLVAHHLAVDGWSLQQLFTEWSEAYAARREGRPVRTDGARLQYADFAAWQRRLLEGPRLDALSAWWKQRLAGLPELQLPTDRPRPPVQSRRGGWCRFELPAPLVGSLRALGREAGATFYMTCLAAFGVLLSRHTGQEDLAVASPVADRPLPELHDVLGTFVNTLALRLDLSGNPTVRQLLERVRGQAVDAFAHAGLPFERVVASAGVQRDAGREPLTQAMLIVHHGEPGHPRLDGVTAEPVELHLGVAMFDLTLTVRESERVQAWFEYATDLFDASTIERLRERWLTLLSAMAAGVDRPVGELTVLPTEERQRLLRDFNDTRSDFDLGTSVRARILAQAGARADAPAVAFGDARLSQGELLTWSRRIAHALHARGVGPGALVPVVVRRGLDLVAAWLGVLEAGAAFVPIDPGWPVERMRAALVRLAPRAVVVDSAHEFLDVLAGLPKVATAPLRGGERPPPVAPLPEPESPVYGFFTSGTTGEPKLALVAHRGLSNRFAWMDGFFGPDAPVTLQTTPHFFDSAVWQLLWPLCRGGMAVVPSDSPVLTAGEITALVERHGVTLVDFVPSVLDALLPQFAADDTLERRLRSLRHVIAGGEALRPETLHAFRAAMPAVRLTNLYGPTEATIGCIAAVLGGHETTIPIGRPIANVKAVVLDPERRLAPLGVPGELYVTGACLGLGYHGNPEATRRAFVDNPFPELEHPRLYRTGDRVRLRADGTLDFLGRCDGQLKVRGLRIEPGEVEAALRSHPGVREAFVAAGKDRQGQPELWAWLAPGPVPEDLREHLRARLPAGLVPAVILACEALPRLPGGKLDTKALPRPVDVPAATPLARPKTALEQSISEVWQRVLRLDVVDPQANFFDLGGHSLLALKAQAELQRGLGREVPLLALFRHPTVAGLAAHLSGAVTAVEAPRPQAQTRQAAIARRRRRNDEQGPRGEGKGEQEDPT, encoded by the coding sequence AGCCAGTCGCCGACCGCTTCGATGCGGTCGCGCGCGCCCTCCCCGACCGCCTGGCCATCGACGCGCCTTCGGGCGAGTGGAGCTACGCCCGGCTCGCCCGCGAGTCGCGGCGGGTGGCCTCCGCCATCCACGCCCAGGCCCCGAGCACCGAGCGGGTGGGCCTGCTCTGTGGCCATGACGGGCCGGCCATTGGCGCCATCCTGGGGCTGCTGCGCGCCGGGAAGACCTGGGTGCCGATGGATTCCCGCCACCCGCCCTCCCGGCTGGCGGCCATCTGGGAGGACGCGGGCGCCGGAGCGCTGGTGTGCGACGCGGCCCATCGGGCGGTGGCCACGCGCATCGCGGGCGACCGGGTCCTCTGCCTGGAGGACCTGGGCGACGGCGAGGAGGTGCCCTCGTTGGCGGTGCGGCCCGGCGCCGTGGCGTACCTCCTCTACACCTCCGGCTCCACCGGGCGGCCCAAGGGCGTCATCCAGAGCCACCGCAACCTGCTCCACCATGCACGGGCGTACGCGCGCAGCCTGGACCTGACGCCCGATGACCGGGTGGCGCTGCTGGCCTCGCTGGCCGTGGACGCCGCGCTGATGGACGTCTTCGGAGCGCTCCTGAGCGGCGCCTCGCTGCACCTGTGGGACCTGGCCAGCAAGGGCGCCGAGGGGCTCGCGGACTGGCTCGACGCGCGGGGCATCACCCTCTACCACTCCACGCCCACGGTGTTCCGCTTCTGGATGCGGGAGCTGCCGGCGGGCAGGACGCTCACGACGGTGCGGCGCGTCGTACTGGGCGGTGAGCCGGCGCACGGGGACGACCTCGCGGGCTTCCGTCGCGCCTTCGCGCCGACGGCGGTGCTCGTCAACGGGCTGGGCCCCACCGAGAGCACGCTGGCGCTACAGGCCTTCTTCTCCACGGACACGCGTCCCCCGGCGGGCCTGCTGCCCGTGGGCCGCCCCGTCGAGGACACGCAGGTGCTGCTGCTGGACGAGCGCGGCGCGGAGGTGGAGACAGAGGGAGAGCTCGCCATCCGGAGTCCCCACGTCGCGCTGGGTTACTGGAACCAGCCGGAGCTCACGCGCGCGGCGTTCCTGCCGGACCCGGACGGGGGCGAGCGGCGCATCTATCGCACGGGTGACCTGGCGCGGCGCGAGCCGGACGGGAGCCTGCTCTTCCTCGGGCGCAAGGACCTGCGCCTGAAGCTGCGGGGCTGGGGCGTCGAGCCGGAGGAAATCGAGTCCCGGCTGCGCTCGCTCGAAGGCGTGGGCGAGGCGGCGGTGGTGCTCCAGGAGCGCGCTTCCGGCGGGGCCTCGCTGGTGGCCTTCGCGGCCCCCAGGTCCGGCGCCTCGCTGGACGGCGCGGCGCTGCTGGCGCGGCTGCGCGAGGTGCTGCCCGCGGTGATGGTTCCGGCGCGCCTGGTGGTGCTTGACACGCTGCCCACCACGGCGAGCGGGAAGCTCGACCGGCAGGCGCTCATCGGGTGGCGCGACGAGGCGCCACGCGCCTTCCGTCCGCCCGAGGGCCCGGAGCAGCGCTGGGTGGCGCGCTCGTTCGCGCGACTGCTCGACCTGGACGAGGCCTCGGTGGGCGCGGACAGCCACCTCTTCGAGCTGGGCGGCCACTCGCTGATGGCGGCCCGGCTGCTCGCGCAGGCGCGGGCGGCCTTCGGGGTGGAGCTGCCCCTGGCCACCGTGTTCGAGACGCCGACCGTCGCCGGGCTCGCCGCGGGCCTCGTGGCTTCCGCGGGGGCGGGGCCAGCGGGCCCCGCGCTGGAGCCCCTGCCACGCGGCGGTCCGCTGCCGCTGTCCTTCGCGCAGGAGCGGCTGCTCTTCTTCGACCGGCTCATGCCGGGCCACCCCACGTACCACGTGCCCGCCGCGTCGCGGCTGCGGGGCCGGCTCGACGCCGCGCTCCTCCGGGCCGCCCTGGCCGACGTGGTGGCGCGGCACGAAGTGCTCCGGGCGACGTTCACCCTGGAGGACGGCGTGCCGGTGCAGCGCGTGTCGCCAGGGGCGCCGCTCGACTTCGAGCAGGTCTCCCTGGACGTGCCGCCCGGCACGGAGGTCGCCACGCGCGCTCGGGAAGAGGCACGCGAGCGGGCCCTCCGGCCGTTCGACCTCGCGCGCGGGCCGCTGGTGCGCGCGACACTGTTCCGGCTGGGAGAGGACGACCACTTCCTGGTGCTGGTGGCGCACCACCTCGCCGTGGACGGCTGGTCCCTGCAGCAGCTCTTCACGGAGTGGAGCGAGGCCTACGCGGCGCGACGGGAGGGACGGCCCGTGCGGACGGACGGGGCCCGGCTGCAGTACGCCGACTTCGCGGCCTGGCAGCGCCGGCTCCTGGAGGGGCCGCGGCTCGACGCGCTCTCCGCGTGGTGGAAGCAGCGGCTCGCGGGGCTGCCGGAGCTGCAGCTCCCCACCGACCGCCCGCGTCCTCCGGTGCAGTCACGCCGGGGCGGATGGTGCCGGTTCGAGCTTCCCGCGCCGCTGGTGGGCTCGCTGCGCGCATTGGGACGCGAGGCGGGGGCGACCTTCTACATGACGTGCCTGGCCGCCTTCGGCGTGCTGCTCTCGCGCCACACGGGACAAGAGGACCTGGCCGTGGCCTCGCCCGTGGCGGACCGTCCGCTGCCGGAGCTGCACGACGTGCTCGGCACCTTCGTCAACACGCTGGCCCTGCGCCTTGACTTGTCGGGGAACCCGACGGTGCGCCAGTTGCTCGAGCGCGTGAGGGGGCAGGCCGTGGACGCCTTCGCCCATGCGGGGCTCCCCTTCGAGCGGGTGGTGGCGAGCGCTGGCGTCCAGAGAGACGCGGGCCGCGAGCCGCTCACGCAGGCGATGCTCATCGTCCACCATGGTGAGCCTGGACACCCCCGGCTCGACGGAGTGACGGCGGAGCCCGTCGAGCTGCACCTGGGCGTGGCCATGTTCGACCTGACGCTCACCGTCCGCGAGTCGGAGCGCGTCCAGGCCTGGTTCGAGTACGCGACGGACCTCTTCGACGCGTCCACCATCGAGCGCCTGCGCGAGCGCTGGCTCACGCTGCTGTCGGCCATGGCCGCTGGCGTGGACCGTCCGGTGGGGGAGCTCACGGTGCTGCCGACCGAGGAGCGCCAGCGACTGCTGCGAGACTTCAACGACACGCGAAGCGACTTCGACCTGGGGACGTCCGTGCGAGCGCGCATCCTGGCGCAAGCCGGGGCGCGCGCGGACGCCCCGGCGGTGGCCTTCGGTGACGCGCGCCTGAGCCAGGGCGAGCTGCTGACGTGGAGCCGGCGCATTGCCCACGCGCTGCACGCGCGGGGCGTGGGGCCCGGAGCGCTGGTGCCGGTGGTGGTGCGGCGGGGGCTGGACCTGGTCGCCGCGTGGCTCGGGGTCCTGGAAGCCGGCGCGGCCTTCGTCCCCATCGACCCGGGTTGGCCCGTGGAGCGGATGCGCGCGGCCCTCGTACGGCTGGCTCCGCGCGCGGTGGTCGTGGACTCGGCGCACGAGTTCCTGGACGTGCTGGCGGGGCTTCCGAAGGTCGCGACGGCGCCCCTGCGCGGCGGGGAGCGGCCTCCACCGGTGGCGCCGCTGCCGGAGCCCGAGTCGCCGGTGTACGGGTTCTTCACCTCGGGCACCACGGGCGAGCCCAAGCTGGCGCTGGTGGCGCACCGGGGGCTGAGCAACCGCTTCGCGTGGATGGACGGGTTCTTCGGCCCCGATGCGCCGGTGACGCTCCAGACGACGCCACACTTCTTCGACAGCGCCGTCTGGCAGTTGCTGTGGCCGCTGTGCCGGGGGGGGATGGCGGTGGTTCCCAGCGACTCGCCGGTGCTCACCGCCGGGGAAATCACCGCGCTGGTGGAGCGGCACGGCGTCACCCTCGTCGACTTCGTCCCCTCCGTGCTGGATGCGCTGCTGCCGCAGTTCGCAGCGGACGACACACTGGAGCGGCGGCTGCGGAGCCTGCGCCACGTGATTGCCGGCGGCGAGGCGCTACGCCCGGAGACGCTGCACGCCTTCCGCGCGGCCATGCCGGCCGTGCGGCTGACGAACCTCTACGGCCCGACGGAGGCCACCATCGGCTGCATCGCGGCGGTGCTGGGCGGGCACGAGACGACCATTCCGATTGGGCGGCCCATCGCCAACGTGAAGGCGGTGGTGCTGGACCCGGAGCGGCGGCTCGCGCCGCTCGGGGTACCGGGAGAGCTGTATGTCACGGGTGCATGCCTGGGGCTGGGCTACCACGGCAACCCGGAGGCGACGCGGCGCGCGTTCGTGGACAACCCCTTCCCGGAGCTGGAGCACCCGCGGCTGTACCGGACGGGAGACCGGGTGCGGCTGCGCGCGGACGGGACGCTCGACTTCCTGGGGCGCTGTGACGGCCAGCTCAAGGTGAGGGGCCTGCGCATCGAGCCGGGCGAGGTGGAGGCCGCGCTGCGCTCGCACCCCGGGGTGCGCGAGGCCTTCGTGGCGGCCGGGAAGGACCGCCAGGGCCAGCCCGAGCTGTGGGCCTGGCTCGCCCCCGGGCCGGTGCCGGAGGACCTGCGGGAGCACCTGCGCGCACGGCTGCCGGCGGGCCTGGTTCCCGCCGTGATTCTCGCGTGCGAGGCGCTGCCGCGCCTGCCGGGCGGGAAGCTCGACACGAAGGCCCTGCCCCGCCCGGTGGACGTGCCAGCCGCGACTCCCCTGGCGCGGCCGAAGACGGCGCTGGAGCAATCCATCTCGGAGGTCTGGCAGCGGGTCCTCCGCCTGGACGTGGTGGACCCACAGGCCAACTTCTTCGACCTCGGTGGGCACTCGCTGCTGGCCCTCAAGGCGCAGGCCGAGCTGCAGCGGGGGCTCGGTCGTGAAGTGCCCCTGCTGGCGCTGTTCCGCCATCCGACCGTCGCGGGCCTGGCCGCGCACCTGTCAGGGGCCGTCACGGCCGTGGAGGCGCCCCGGCCTCAGGCGCAGACCCGCCAGGCCGCCATCGCCCGGCGCCGGCGCCGGAATGACGAACAGGGGCCGCGGGGCGAGGGAAAGGGAGAGCAGGAGGACCCCACCTGA